The Canis lupus dingo isolate Sandy chromosome 26, ASM325472v2, whole genome shotgun sequence genome has a segment encoding these proteins:
- the LOC112676361 gene encoding LOW QUALITY PROTEIN: piwi-like protein 1 (The sequence of the model RefSeq protein was modified relative to this genomic sequence to represent the inferred CDS: substituted 1 base at 1 genomic stop codon): MTSKNREVRRELXLWGLKFDTNFLSVSRRILKGVRIFQGRTVFDSHPQFADWSRETRSGPLLNVKSLDHWLILYPTRNYGAASSLVQSLRKVTPTMGIAMREAKMLEVSDTVQSYTTVLENHVSSKTQMVLCVLSSEKKDLYDGIKQYLCVNCPTPSQCVVARTLDKPQTLMTIVTKIAQQMNCKMGGALRKVETGLQNAMFIGIDCFHDIVNRRKSVAGFVSSINQELTQWFSQCIFQESGQELVNGLKTCLEAALKLWWKHNQFLLQETVYRDGVGNAQLQALMDHEVPQIESSLKSVYPKDSGYINCKVQIV, translated from the exons ATGACTTCAAA aaaTAGGGAGGTACGACGGGAACTTTGACTCTGGGGTTTGAAGTTTGATACCAACTTCTTGTCCGTCTCGAGAAGGATCTTGAAAGGAGTAAGAATTTTTCAAGGAAGAACAGTG TTTGACTCCCATCCACAGTTTGCAGATTGGTCGAGAGAGACCAGAAGTGGACCCTTACTCAATGTGAAGTCACTAGATCATTGGCTAATACTCTATCCTACGAGAAATTATGGAGCGGCTTCATCCTTAGTACAGAGTCTACGGAAAGTCACACCCACCATGGGCATAGCTATGAGAGAGGCAAAAAT GCTTGAAGTAAGTGATACAGTCCAGTCCTATACAACTGTCTTAGAAAATCATGTTTCCTCCAAAACACAGATG GTCCTTTGCGTGCTGTCCAGTGAAAAGAAAGACCTGTATGATGGCATAAAACAATACCTGTGTGTCAATTGTCCGACCCCAAGCCAGTGTGTCGTGGCACGGACCTTAGACAAACCCCAGACGCTGATGACCATTGTGACAAAGATTGCCCAGCAGATGAACTGCAAGATGGGAGGAGCCCTCCGGAAGGTGGAGACAGGA ttacaGAATGCGATGTTCATTGGTATTGACTGTTTCCATGATATTGTAAATCGGCGGAAGTCAGTTGCAGGCTTCGTGTCCAGCATCAATCAAGAATTGACGCA GTGGTTCTCTCAGTGCATTTTCCAGGAGTCGGGTCAAGAGCTTGTGAACGGGCTTAAAACCTGCTTGGAAG CTGCCCTGAAGCTCTGGTGGAAACATAATCAGTTTCTACTACAGGAAACTGTGTATCGGGATGGAGTTGGGAATGCTCAGCTTCAAGCACTGATGGATCATGAAGTCCCACAGATTGAGTCCTCCTTGAAATCTGTGTACCCTAAAGACTCTGGGTATATAAATTGTAAAGTGCAGATTGTGTAA